Proteins encoded by one window of Methanobacterium alcaliphilum:
- a CDS encoding hydantoinase/oxoprolinase family protein: protein MKIAGFDIGGANTDLAIIDFDEGGDINNIRVDFSYLPMWMKKEELGNALLELIGDEIDQVDAVGISMTAELVDAYQTKKEGVLDIANRVKNTFDIPVGFVGLQKMMNLDELYSDPLQAAAANWMATSQIATIMSENCIMVDVGSTTTDIIPIKDGSECAKGRSDLERLGTGELVYTGTLRTNVAALVDKVPLDDSWFRVSSELFAISADVHNILGNIKVEDYSCDTPDGAGKSKEDSMRRIARVLCGDLDVLSHLDIISVCDYIYYKQALRISEAIMEVSEREIIGNVVTTGLGMNVLAAKAAEMVGIDSIGMDDFLTTEECVVAPAVGTALMMEEHLNSK, encoded by the coding sequence ATGAAAATCGCTGGATTTGATATTGGTGGGGCAAATACTGACTTAGCTATCATAGATTTTGATGAAGGTGGAGATATAAACAACATCCGTGTTGATTTTTCTTATCTTCCTATGTGGATGAAAAAGGAAGAATTAGGTAATGCTCTTTTAGAACTTATTGGTGATGAAATAGACCAAGTAGATGCAGTAGGTATTTCGATGACTGCAGAATTGGTTGATGCATATCAAACCAAAAAAGAAGGTGTTCTGGATATTGCAAACCGGGTTAAAAATACCTTTGATATTCCTGTAGGGTTTGTAGGCCTCCAAAAAATGATGAATTTAGATGAACTATATTCTGATCCCCTCCAAGCAGCAGCAGCTAATTGGATGGCCACTTCACAAATTGCCACTATCATGTCAGAAAACTGTATAATGGTGGATGTAGGCAGCACAACAACGGATATAATTCCTATAAAAGATGGTTCTGAATGTGCAAAAGGCCGATCTGACCTTGAAAGATTGGGAACTGGTGAATTAGTATATACTGGAACATTGAGAACCAATGTAGCAGCTCTGGTAGATAAGGTACCTTTAGATGATTCATGGTTCAGGGTATCTTCCGAGCTTTTTGCAATTTCTGCAGATGTTCATAATATTTTAGGTAATATTAAAGTTGAAGATTACAGTTGTGATACTCCTGATGGTGCCGGTAAGTCCAAAGAGGATTCTATGAGGAGAATTGCCAGAGTGCTTTGTGGTGATCTTGATGTTTTAAGTCATTTGGATATAATCTCAGTATGTGACTATATTTATTATAAACAAGCACTGCGAATATCAGAAGCTATAATGGAAGTTTCAGAAAGAGAAATTATAGGTAATGTGGTGACTACAGGTCTTGGAATGAATGTTTTAGCTGCTAAAGCTGCTGAAATGGTTGGAATTGATTCAATAGGTATGGATGATTTTCTAACGACAGAAGAATGTGTAGTTGCCCCTGCAGTAGGCACTGCCTTAATGATGGAAGAACATTTAAATAGTAAATGA
- a CDS encoding CDP-2,3-bis-(O-geranylgeranyl)-sn-glycerol synthase: MNPDIINVLTLIAYVIYFMLPAYLANVSALTFGGGTPVDFGREFRDGRRILGDGVTWKGTIIGTAIGTLIGLLQGIVIGDVIHGTLLGFCLGGGALLGDAAGSFLKRRLKIDRGRPAPILDQLDFVVGALILASLVMSPSPVLIITALIISPILHLSANIISYLMGMKNVWY; this comes from the coding sequence ATGAATCCAGATATTATCAATGTTTTAACTTTGATTGCATATGTAATATACTTTATGCTGCCAGCATATCTTGCCAATGTATCGGCTTTAACTTTCGGTGGAGGGACACCGGTGGATTTCGGCCGAGAATTTAGAGATGGACGCCGTATACTGGGAGATGGGGTTACTTGGAAAGGAACCATAATAGGAACCGCTATTGGAACCCTAATCGGACTTTTACAGGGCATAGTAATAGGTGATGTTATTCACGGCACATTATTAGGTTTTTGTTTAGGTGGAGGTGCACTATTAGGAGACGCCGCAGGGAGTTTTTTGAAAAGGCGTCTAAAAATTGATAGAGGGCGTCCTGCACCCATATTAGATCAATTAGATTTCGTTGTAGGTGCTTTAATACTAGCTTCACTGGTTATGTCCCCCAGCCCTGTTTTAATAATTACCGCATTGATCATAAGCCCCATACTACATCTTTCTGCAAATATTATATCTTATTTAATGGGAATGAAAAATGTATGGTACTGA
- a CDS encoding protein-L-isoaspartate O-methyltransferase has translation MDLDMEKERKNLVRKLHLQGYIRTDSVEKAMGSVPREEFLPDDKRPYAYLDQPLSIGEGQTISAPHMVAIICEELSLKEGMNVLEIGTGFGYNAAVVAEIIGKAGHVYTIERIRSLLNSAKKNLKSTGYSERVTVVHGDGSLGISQYAPYDRIYVTAAAPEVPQTIKDQLKVGGMLLVPVGEEGFYQELILMEKLSKNDFKTTNLGSVAFVPLIGEYGW, from the coding sequence ATGGATTTAGATATGGAAAAAGAAAGGAAAAATTTAGTGCGGAAATTACATCTGCAGGGTTATATCCGAACAGACAGTGTTGAAAAGGCTATGGGATCAGTTCCCAGAGAAGAATTTTTACCTGATGATAAAAGGCCCTATGCTTATTTAGATCAACCACTATCTATTGGTGAAGGCCAAACTATATCTGCTCCGCATATGGTGGCTATTATATGCGAGGAACTATCTTTAAAAGAGGGAATGAATGTTTTGGAGATAGGGACTGGGTTTGGTTATAATGCTGCTGTGGTTGCTGAAATCATAGGCAAAGCGGGTCATGTGTATACTATTGAGCGAATTAGATCTTTGTTAAATTCTGCTAAGAAGAATCTAAAGAGTACAGGTTACAGTGAACGCGTTACAGTCGTCCATGGTGACGGTAGCTTAGGCATCAGTCAATACGCACCTTATGATCGTATATATGTAACTGCAGCTGCACCAGAAGTACCTCAAACCATCAAGGATCAACTTAAAGTTGGCGGAATGCTTTTAGTTCCAGTAGGTGAAGAAGGTTTTTATCAAGAACTTATTTTGATGGAAAAACTATCAAAAAATGACTTTAAAACCACTAATCTGGGTAGTGTGGCATTTGTACCATTAATTGGAGAATATGGTTGGTAA
- a CDS encoding ATP-grasp domain-containing protein, which yields MNILVFEYATAVGLEDPDFLLEGRAMLEGIMDDFVSLEIHSKIYYLIADKFQKLYYANRWDKSTPLILSQDLKKWIDENISNFDACIFVAAEENMELYEFSRQIEEKGVKIIGSNASAVLKCSDKLKTFEALQGKVPVIDTHKLFLKDIQSETIPDYYKFLLEDFNSNSESKSLKNKMIIKPADGVACQGIKVVESWDDIIKVVQGIKTSLPYLLLQNFIEGESCSVSLLANGKSAYPLSLNRQKIEFKEDGLEYMGGEVPWNHPLSQKAMDVAKKVVESIEGLKGYVGVDLIISDQIYVVEINSRLTTPYVALRKLIYSNLGQLIFNASEGYLPDKIKLNGHMKFKKGNSCLKIIDV from the coding sequence TTGAATATATTGGTTTTTGAGTATGCAACTGCAGTAGGCTTAGAAGATCCGGATTTTCTTTTAGAAGGTCGTGCAATGCTTGAAGGAATAATGGACGATTTTGTATCTTTGGAAATACATTCTAAAATCTATTATTTAATAGCAGATAAATTTCAGAAACTTTATTATGCGAATCGCTGGGACAAATCAACTCCTTTAATTTTATCTCAGGATCTGAAAAAGTGGATTGATGAGAATATTTCTAATTTTGATGCTTGCATTTTTGTTGCTGCCGAAGAAAATATGGAATTATATGAGTTTAGTCGCCAGATAGAAGAAAAAGGAGTAAAAATTATAGGTTCCAATGCAAGCGCTGTTTTAAAATGCTCTGATAAATTAAAAACATTCGAAGCATTACAGGGGAAGGTTCCGGTTATTGATACTCATAAACTTTTTTTAAAAGATATTCAATCTGAAACAATTCCGGACTATTATAAGTTTTTATTAGAAGATTTTAATTCAAATTCAGAATCTAAATCATTAAAAAATAAAATGATAATAAAACCTGCAGATGGGGTTGCTTGTCAAGGTATTAAGGTTGTTGAATCTTGGGATGATATAATAAAAGTTGTTCAAGGCATTAAAACATCACTGCCTTATTTATTACTTCAAAATTTCATCGAAGGGGAATCTTGCAGTGTTAGTTTGCTTGCCAATGGCAAATCTGCTTATCCATTAAGTTTAAATCGACAAAAAATAGAATTTAAAGAAGACGGCTTGGAATATATGGGTGGTGAAGTACCATGGAATCATCCTTTATCTCAAAAAGCCATGGATGTTGCTAAAAAAGTTGTAGAGTCAATCGAAGGCCTCAAAGGTTATGTTGGGGTTGATTTAATTATTTCAGACCAAATTTATGTTGTTGAAATAAATTCTCGTCTCACTACTCCTTACGTGGCCCTGCGAAAATTAATCTACTCTAATTTAGGTCAATTGATATTTAATGCATCTGAGGGATATTTGCCGGATAAAATCAAACTCAATGGGCATATGAAGTTTAAAAAAGGAAATAGTTGTTTAAAAATAATTGACGTTTAA
- a CDS encoding HVO_0476 family zinc finger protein: MKCPNCGSNSYEILKSKEETSKTKEINKLLLKCEECGNVYKEIITQDKPSDYRIIISEHENSRKEFVSLYPDEMLSTGDIIMVGESEVEITSLENKKEGRVDTSPASDVITIWAFSRDIPARIGISIDFKGVIISKKVDVDREFKFNIGDIVKLEEYIFKIRSIKTRERKMRKGFAKASVVKRIYGKPVDSFVRFNYDLTDDIVDRDKPIK, encoded by the coding sequence ATGAAATGTCCCAATTGCGGATCAAATTCTTATGAGATTTTAAAATCTAAAGAAGAAACTTCAAAAACAAAAGAAATCAACAAACTTCTTTTAAAGTGTGAAGAATGCGGAAATGTATATAAAGAAATAATAACTCAAGATAAACCATCTGATTATCGAATAATTATAAGTGAACATGAAAATTCAAGAAAAGAGTTTGTTAGTTTATACCCTGATGAAATGTTATCAACAGGGGATATAATTATGGTTGGAGAAAGTGAAGTTGAAATCACTTCTCTGGAGAATAAAAAAGAAGGAAGAGTTGATACTAGTCCTGCTTCAGATGTGATTACAATATGGGCATTCTCTAGAGATATACCTGCCAGAATTGGCATTTCTATAGATTTTAAGGGTGTAATTATATCTAAAAAGGTGGATGTGGATAGGGAATTTAAATTTAATATAGGTGACATCGTAAAATTGGAAGAATACATTTTCAAAATAAGGTCTATCAAAACAAGAGAAAGGAAGATGAGAAAAGGTTTTGCCAAGGCATCTGTTGTTAAAAGAATTTATGGTAAACCTGTTGACTCTTTTGTTAGATTTAATTACGATCTTACAGATGACATTGTTGATAGGGATAAACCTATTAAGTAG
- a CDS encoding beta-ribofuranosylaminobenzene 5'-phosphate synthase: MIIKTPSRLHLTLIDLNGSIGRIDGGVGITIQEPRFVLKVEPNDSGINIIFKDLKTLPANLMYDYSQKIENASINAMNQFDLKGGFDFFVEETYPVHSGLGSGTQISMAAAKAVLLLNGINVSARNLGRIVGRGGTSGIGVAAFQCGGFIVDGGHSNIEKPSFLPSSASKASPPPLIAHYEFPEEWNIILATPKLNDQVSGKKEVNIFQEFCPIPLREVEKLSHVLLMQMMPAVLDKNIESFGNALNKIQDIGFKKVENDLQHHLIGDIIMDMREAGAFGAGMSSFGPTVFAVTDDNPKNILNAAKDAMADFGGMTHLTKAQNEGAKWYI; encoded by the coding sequence GTGATTATCAAAACTCCTTCCAGACTTCATCTGACTCTAATAGATTTGAATGGATCTATTGGGCGTATTGATGGTGGGGTAGGGATTACAATACAAGAACCCCGATTTGTTTTGAAAGTAGAACCTAACGATAGTGGAATCAACATAATTTTCAAGGATTTGAAAACTCTACCTGCTAATTTAATGTACGATTATTCTCAAAAGATTGAAAATGCTTCTATCAATGCAATGAATCAATTTGATTTAAAAGGTGGGTTTGATTTTTTCGTGGAAGAAACTTATCCTGTACATTCGGGTTTAGGGTCCGGGACTCAAATATCTATGGCTGCAGCAAAAGCAGTTCTTTTATTAAATGGAATTAATGTATCGGCCAGAAATCTGGGACGCATTGTTGGTAGGGGCGGCACTTCCGGGATTGGTGTGGCTGCTTTTCAATGTGGGGGATTTATTGTTGATGGAGGACACAGCAATATTGAAAAACCAAGTTTTTTACCTTCATCTGCATCTAAAGCTTCACCTCCCCCATTAATTGCACATTATGAATTCCCAGAAGAATGGAATATTATTTTAGCCACCCCTAAATTAAATGATCAGGTATCTGGAAAAAAAGAAGTTAATATATTTCAGGAATTCTGCCCCATACCTCTAAGAGAAGTTGAGAAACTTTCACATGTACTTTTAATGCAAATGATGCCTGCAGTACTGGATAAAAACATTGAATCATTTGGCAATGCATTGAATAAAATCCAGGATATTGGATTTAAAAAAGTGGAAAATGATCTTCAACATCATTTAATTGGAGATATCATAATGGACATGCGCGAAGCAGGTGCTTTTGGTGCAGGTATGAGTTCTTTTGGACCTACAGTATTTGCAGTAACTGATGATAATCCTAAAAATATACTAAATGCAGCAAAAGATGCAATGGCTGATTTTGGAGGTATGACTCATCTTACAAAAGCTCAAAATGAAGGTGCTAAGTGGTATATTTAA
- a CDS encoding nucleotide sugar dehydrogenase translates to MTDKYYKIALYGLGHIGLPTASLFASKGFEVIGVDINQKIVDTVNSGYSPIIEPGLDELVHEVVKKGYLKATNKGVEALNSSNVMIVVVPTPADENNLSDLSAVISACQSIVEFLKKGDLVIIESTIPPGTCENVVIPILEKNGLKASKDFGLAYTPERALPNNTLFEMTHNARVIGAIDSESAEKAVFLYEKITTGKVITVKNLITAEMVKLMENTYRDTNIALANELAIVCESLDIDAIDAIDAANFHPRVNIHTPGPGVGGHCLSIDPYFIVEMAEKKGKDAKLIKTARNINEQMPYYVLQLIEDSLKQVGKPIKNSKVSILGVAYKGNVADTRETPAKPLINTLLNKGAHVFAHDPYVNGEIIRHMGAQEVTLEKALDCDCVVLMTDHKEYLQITPEMIKKSVFICNRPVLDPEPFRSKGVIFKGVGRS, encoded by the coding sequence ATGACTGATAAATATTATAAAATAGCTTTGTATGGATTGGGCCATATTGGTTTACCTACTGCTTCTTTATTTGCTAGTAAAGGCTTCGAAGTAATTGGGGTTGATATTAATCAAAAAATTGTAGATACAGTTAATTCTGGATATTCTCCAATTATAGAACCTGGCCTGGATGAGTTGGTACATGAAGTAGTAAAAAAAGGTTATTTAAAGGCTACTAATAAGGGAGTTGAAGCATTAAATTCTTCAAATGTAATGATTGTTGTGGTACCAACTCCTGCTGATGAAAATAATTTGTCCGATCTTTCTGCAGTAATTTCGGCCTGTCAGAGTATTGTTGAATTTCTTAAAAAAGGAGATTTGGTGATTATTGAAAGTACAATTCCACCGGGAACTTGTGAAAATGTGGTTATTCCTATTTTGGAAAAAAATGGACTTAAAGCCTCTAAAGATTTTGGTCTGGCATATACTCCGGAAAGAGCACTTCCTAATAATACCTTATTTGAAATGACCCATAATGCAAGGGTGATTGGGGCTATAGATTCTGAAAGTGCGGAAAAAGCTGTGTTTCTTTATGAAAAAATAACTACGGGTAAAGTAATAACTGTAAAAAATCTAATCACTGCAGAAATGGTTAAATTAATGGAAAATACATATCGGGATACTAATATTGCTTTAGCAAATGAACTGGCCATAGTATGTGAATCTCTAGACATTGATGCTATTGATGCTATTGATGCTGCAAATTTCCATCCTCGGGTTAATATTCACACACCAGGACCTGGTGTAGGAGGGCATTGTCTTTCTATAGATCCTTATTTTATTGTTGAAATGGCAGAAAAGAAAGGTAAAGATGCTAAATTAATTAAAACTGCCCGGAATATCAATGAACAGATGCCTTATTATGTGCTTCAGTTGATTGAAGACTCACTTAAACAGGTGGGTAAACCTATAAAAAATTCTAAAGTAAGTATTTTGGGAGTGGCATATAAGGGTAATGTGGCTGATACAAGGGAAACACCTGCAAAACCCTTAATCAATACTTTATTAAATAAAGGAGCTCATGTTTTTGCACACGATCCTTATGTTAATGGAGAAATTATTCGCCATATGGGGGCCCAAGAAGTTACTCTTGAGAAGGCATTAGATTGTGATTGTGTTGTTTTAATGACGGATCATAAGGAATACCTTCAAATAACTCCCGAAATGATTAAAAAATCGGTTTTTATATGTAATCGCCCTGTTTTAGATCCCGAACCTTTTAGATCAAAAGGAGTTATCTTTAAGGGAGTTGGAAGGTCTTGA
- the wecB gene encoding non-hydrolyzing UDP-N-acetylglucosamine 2-epimerase, whose translation MKIAIVIGTRPEIIKMAPVIDEIQKRSIDFILIHTGQHYDHEMSDQFFLDLELPKPHYNIGVGSASHAEMTADMMMGIEKVLLENNIDIVLVQGDTNAVLAGALVASKLHIPVGHVEAGLRSFDKTMPEEINRMVADVCSKLFFVPTEESAVNLVVEGVNPKNIIITGNTVVDACLRNLKIADKTSDILSKFDVNEKILTLTMHRAENVDNEERLTNIVESLIELDEFNIVFPVHPRTLKNLERFGLYAKLVEKEHINIIKPVGYLDFLLLLSKSFLIMTDSGGLQEEAITLNVPCITLRFNTERPETVTAGGNILVGSDKEKILETVRLILDDNSTREMMKKAINPYGDGKSSERILDSIQKNHDEDKLQIKPPEDVMRSFTREMAFLEDEITVSKFEEINNALVRVVYSEGRAEFPHQNLELNGKFVLFDKLT comes from the coding sequence ATGAAAATAGCTATTGTAATTGGTACTCGCCCTGAAATTATTAAAATGGCCCCAGTAATTGATGAAATTCAAAAAAGAAGCATTGATTTTATTTTGATACATACTGGTCAGCATTATGATCACGAAATGTCTGATCAATTCTTTTTAGATTTAGAACTTCCCAAACCACATTATAATATTGGTGTGGGGTCAGCTTCCCATGCAGAAATGACTGCAGATATGATGATGGGAATTGAAAAAGTTTTATTAGAAAATAATATTGATATTGTGCTTGTTCAAGGAGATACTAATGCAGTACTTGCAGGAGCTTTAGTAGCCTCAAAATTACATATACCTGTTGGACACGTTGAAGCAGGGCTTCGTTCTTTTGATAAGACCATGCCCGAGGAGATAAATAGGATGGTGGCTGATGTTTGCTCCAAGTTATTCTTTGTTCCAACAGAAGAATCCGCAGTAAATTTAGTTGTTGAAGGGGTTAATCCTAAAAACATAATAATAACTGGAAATACTGTGGTGGATGCATGTTTGAGAAATTTAAAAATTGCTGATAAAACATCTGATATTCTCTCTAAATTCGATGTGAATGAAAAAATTTTAACATTAACCATGCACCGCGCTGAAAATGTGGATAATGAGGAAAGACTAACTAATATTGTAGAATCATTAATTGAGCTTGATGAATTTAATATTGTTTTCCCGGTACACCCGAGAACTCTAAAAAATCTGGAAAGGTTTGGATTATATGCAAAACTTGTTGAAAAGGAACATATTAATATAATTAAGCCTGTGGGATATCTTGATTTTCTTCTTTTATTATCTAAATCTTTTCTGATTATGACTGATTCGGGAGGACTTCAAGAAGAGGCCATAACACTCAATGTTCCATGTATTACCTTAAGATTTAATACTGAACGCCCTGAAACTGTGACTGCGGGTGGAAATATTTTAGTCGGTTCGGATAAGGAAAAAATATTGGAAACGGTTAGATTAATACTGGACGATAATTCAACCCGTGAAATGATGAAAAAAGCCATTAATCCTTATGGTGATGGTAAATCTTCAGAAAGGATATTGGACTCTATTCAAAAGAATCATGATGAAGATAAACTCCAGATAAAACCTCCAGAAGATGTTATGCGCAGTTTCACCAGAGAGATGGCATTTTTGGAAGATGAAATAACTGTTTCTAAATTTGAAGAAATAAATAATGCCTTAGTGCGTGTTGTCTATTCAGAAGGAAGGGCTGAATTTCCTCATCAAAATTTAGAATTAAATGGCAAGTTTGTATTATTTGATAAATTAACCTAA
- the tes gene encoding tetraether lipid synthase Tes, translated as MVIKKTKSLCPECLKPLNAEVYEEQGKVMIKKVCPEHGNFDNVYWSSVDIYKDAEECDYEGEGIVNPQTSSEKNCPLDCGICPNHESHTILGLIDVTNRCNLKCPVCFANAAVAKYVYEPSYEEIRKMLQNLRANQPVSTPAIQYAGGEPTVRDDIVDLIKLAKEEGFSHTQIATNGIRLAKRPELAIQLKEAGLNTVYLQFDGVSEEPYVSSRGRNLLPTKMEAIENCRNANLGIVLVPTIVRGVNDHQIGDIIQFAVDNLDIIRGVNFQPVSFAGRTPADQVEEQRITIPDFQQLVEKQTDSKIAIDDFYPASSVRPISDFVEAIEGEPQVTFTCHQHCGTATYVFVENGDIIPITKFVDVDKFFELLDKSSDDIKTGGFTGKARTIARATLELPKTIDREKSPDSVDIKSILTSVFKDRSYSSLGDFHHKTLLISCMHFMDAWNFDEDRVKRCVIHYAIPDGRIIPFCTMNSIYREQIEKEFALSLK; from the coding sequence ATGGTTATCAAAAAGACAAAAAGCCTGTGTCCTGAGTGTTTGAAACCTCTAAATGCAGAAGTTTATGAGGAACAGGGCAAAGTCATGATAAAAAAAGTATGCCCAGAACATGGTAATTTTGACAATGTTTATTGGAGCAGCGTTGATATTTATAAAGACGCAGAAGAATGTGATTATGAAGGAGAAGGGATTGTAAATCCCCAAACATCATCAGAAAAAAACTGTCCTTTGGATTGTGGTATATGTCCAAATCATGAAAGCCATACTATTTTGGGACTGATTGATGTAACTAATCGTTGTAATTTAAAATGTCCTGTTTGCTTTGCTAATGCAGCAGTAGCAAAATATGTTTATGAGCCGTCTTATGAAGAAATAAGAAAAATGCTTCAGAATTTAAGGGCTAATCAGCCAGTATCAACACCAGCTATACAATATGCTGGTGGGGAACCTACTGTTAGGGATGATATTGTCGATTTAATAAAATTGGCAAAAGAAGAAGGTTTTAGCCATACGCAAATAGCTACTAATGGTATTAGATTAGCAAAAAGGCCAGAATTGGCGATACAATTAAAAGAAGCTGGCTTAAACACAGTTTATTTGCAATTTGATGGTGTTAGTGAAGAACCATATGTTTCTTCAAGAGGAAGAAATTTATTACCTACAAAAATGGAAGCTATTGAAAATTGTAGGAATGCAAATTTGGGAATTGTTCTAGTACCTACAATTGTGCGAGGGGTAAATGACCACCAGATTGGTGATATAATTCAGTTTGCTGTTGATAATTTAGATATAATACGGGGGGTTAATTTCCAACCTGTTTCATTCGCAGGTAGAACTCCTGCAGATCAAGTTGAAGAACAGAGAATTACTATTCCGGATTTCCAGCAGCTTGTAGAAAAACAAACTGACTCTAAAATAGCTATTGACGACTTTTATCCTGCATCATCAGTTAGACCGATATCTGATTTTGTAGAAGCTATTGAAGGGGAACCTCAAGTAACATTTACTTGTCATCAGCACTGTGGAACTGCAACCTATGTTTTTGTTGAAAATGGAGATATTATTCCAATTACTAAGTTTGTAGATGTTGACAAATTTTTTGAACTTTTAGATAAGAGTTCTGATGATATTAAAACAGGAGGATTCACTGGTAAAGCGAGGACAATTGCTAGAGCTACGTTAGAACTTCCAAAGACGATTGATCGTGAAAAATCTCCAGATTCGGTTGATATAAAAAGTATTCTAACCTCTGTTTTTAAGGACAGATCTTACAGTTCACTTGGGGATTTTCATCACAAAACATTACTAATATCCTGTATGCATTTTATGGATGCTTGGAATTTTGATGAAGATAGAGTAAAACGATGTGTTATTCATTATGCAATTCCTGATGGCAGGATAATTCCATTCTGTACTATGAACTCTATTTATCGAGAACAAATTGAAAAAGAATTTGCTCTTTCCCTAAAATAA
- the hacB gene encoding homoaconitase small subunit, translating to MEVIEGKVWKFGDNIDTDVIIPGRYLRTFNLDDLSAHVMEGVSSDFAQKVQKGDIIVADWNFGCGSSREQAPVALKHAGISAIVAKSFARIFYRNAINIGLPVIVADIVADEGDAIRINLEKGLIKNLNNGTDFEIEPFKKFMLNILKNGGLVDHYLKEKSGN from the coding sequence TTGGAAGTTATTGAAGGAAAAGTTTGGAAATTTGGAGATAATATTGATACTGATGTTATCATACCTGGAAGATATCTCAGAACTTTTAATTTAGATGACCTATCAGCTCATGTAATGGAGGGAGTGAGTTCCGATTTTGCACAAAAAGTTCAAAAAGGAGATATAATTGTTGCTGATTGGAATTTTGGCTGTGGATCATCTAGAGAACAAGCCCCTGTAGCATTAAAGCATGCTGGTATTTCAGCAATAGTCGCCAAGTCTTTTGCCAGAATTTTTTATAGAAATGCGATTAATATCGGCCTCCCTGTAATTGTGGCGGATATTGTAGCAGATGAGGGGGATGCTATTCGAATAAATCTGGAAAAAGGCTTAATCAAAAATCTAAATAATGGCACTGACTTTGAAATTGAACCATTTAAAAAGTTTATGCTGAATATTTTGAAGAATGGTGGTTTGGTAGATCACTATCTAAAAGAAAAATCAGGAAATTAA